TCTATTTCTTCCTCGATGCGAGGAAAGTCGATACGAATCGGTTCTGGGAGGTCTTTCACGTGATTACCTGCTCCAATATCTACAGAGACAACCTAAAACACGAGAAGTTATTTTgacaaattaacaaaatttgacaaaaaaattatattattaattttttttgaagaGTTATACTTTAgtcaaaaattatttgaaagactcatgagacacctttttatcccattttctcgtcccgtttggagtaagcaaaaaaataatcaaagaattataaaaaacgtaGCCTTACGAATCTAATATctataccattgttaattgtttaaaacacgatcgggatagtTGGAttttgtgtgctaaaggtgtcccaaatTCCCGACCCTACCATATAACATTAAATACCATGCAGTATAAAATAGTTACAGATATGTCTGACAAGCATGGGTATTTTACTGGCAAGCATGCCTCTTACAGACGACATATATATTGCTCACATAATTAACAGATTTGTTCGACGAAAAATAATTGTCGTTTTTGTAAAGTATGACCGCCACCCTTCCTTCTTTACGTTCCGTAACTCCAGTTGTTGAGTTGAAATTGCTCAAGGCATTCTGAATTGCACTGTGCGGTATTGTGACGTTGACTGACGTCATAAGGCTGTTATTCCCCGAGATTTGTGGCGAAAAATGGACAGAACCGTTGGTGACACTGTAGTGAACATCGACGGCCTAAATATAGCAGCAACGTTATATGACTGGATATGCAGATATATATTCTAACATTGAACTGAGACAACGTGCTCATAGTAACCCGTCAGCTATTTTAATCTCACGGTTTAATTTCCGGTGCTATATAGACGGGGTCTCTTTATATGTGGCCGAGATtgaaatactaaaaatatgtAATCTGTTATGTTGGTTAAAATATGCTTTTGATCAGGACATTATTGAGTTCTATATTATTTGTGCTTTGTTTGTCATGATGAAATTTCACATACATGTTTATTAATCTGTTTTGTGATAATCCGTTTTTTGTAGGTTGGGGCAAAATAGTTCCTATTTTTATTCTCTATTAATTTTAGACAGTTTTTATACCCGTATTCCCACCACTCTAACACACGATcttgaaatatgggatattatgtgcaaacggtgcccatcttaccctacaataCTATATTCGGTTTTGGCCAAGAAAATGTTCTCAATTGACGATCACATTGTACATTTCAttcaaaataacttgttttcaTACCTCTATTGTAAACGCTGGTGTTTTGAGTTGGAATCGTTTCGATTTTTCGTCCAATTTTCCATTAGTTGCAATCTGCGCCAGTGACTTCCCAATACTTTGTCTCAACGTGTTGTTCATATGTGATAGATCGGGTGTAAtatatgatgacgtcataccgaGATACACAAGAGTAGGAAACAAATCGATCTgtgatgaaatatttattgaattaaaactcagtactgtggggttagACAAATACCCTTAGCAtctaatattccatatttcctaatcgtgtttttaccaattaacaacacacttttaaagtcgtgaagttaccgttatataattctgtaattttttggtttactttcaaatgtgtcgataaaagagaataaaaatacaatcacgATAAATAAGTACACTCAACCAGATGTAAAACTTTACCTCAAGCGAACCATTCTTCATcgcttcccccacccttccCATGTAACCCACTATATCCAACACAGTAGATCTTGAAACGTTCGCTCCAACAGATGTGAGAATATGCATCGCCGCGCTTGTTGCCATGACGttggatgacgtcataggcgAGTTCCGGACCTGTAACGTGACAAATTTCTCACATATGAGTTAGATCACGATGCACCGTCTACTGACGTATTAGTTATACCACATGCATATATGCTTAgaatagaaaatttaaaggtGACCTTTTCATATACCATTATAATGGCTAATATGGTATATACTTAATAAGACCGGATACAGCAGTTGGTAAGCGGAAATAAAGGTCGtggggtggggcaagatggataTTGTTAGCACGTGATTGTATATATCTCTAAATCgtggttttaacttttaacaatgtttttttttagaactgtaaggttgtataattctgtattctttgtttactaccaaatgggacgataataGAGAATTAAACCATCCAACCATGGTTCACCTTACCCGTCCAACTATATTGATACaactaataaattaatatttttttggaaacagtgaacaaatttcaaacatttttttaaaaaacaaaatttaaagaagaaaatgtaaaatctTACGTTATTCATTATTGAGTCCACCGTTGCGTTGCAGTTAATTTTGACCAGATTTTCAAGGTCGAATGTCGGGGTCGACGAACAGTTTTGGCTACCAGCATTAGAAGGGCATTTATCCACACAAGGCACTAAACTCCGCCCCCTGCCTGTTTTGTAGATTAAAATCTTTTGAAATTATAGTAGAAGGGGAAAAGATGGATataccgttggcacataatatcccgtGTAACGTCTTAATTTGCTTCATAATTCGCTCTTGCTTTGTAGCAGCTTGTTTATCTCccctaattttaatttctcatgcgtgtgtattttatgtgttatgtgacgtcacaattacgccaCGTTTTGGCTGCtggtaatcattttttatctttcttttCCGATCACCTCGCAGTCCAAGTGtactgttgtatttatatctgCCAACATCCATCTTGTTTTGAATAGTTACCCCTGAGCGGCCCTGTGTGTGCCTGCTATCTTGTCCTAAAATTGTTCGAAAACCGTGCGTACCcgtacaaaataaattcgtTTACAACAAATCAACGTACGCGTTTTCGTCAATCTACAACCCTCGTGTGACCTGTCGGGGCGACCTAGGACACgcctctcatagaccgttacATGAAAGTTTTCGAACATTTTTGAACATTCCAGTTTTCGAACAGTCAAGTTTTCCACGAGTTCCAGTTTGAACATTTGCGAGCTATTCTAAGCTTCTCGGACGAGTCCGAGTTATTGAACAATTATCGCTGTTTcccttttgtatttttttgttgtacgTTTTTTGGGTATTAACCCTTTGTACCTTTTTAAAGTAAACCTTCGGCAGCTTTCCGACAGTTATAATGTCTACGCGTTCGAACATAAGCCACCCCGCGGAATCAGCAGTAATAGATACACCTTCACCAGTCGAGACGCCTGAAAGAATGGCCACCAACCTTAAAAATCTTGCCTCAGTGAAACCCGCCGCGGGCCCGACTGACTTACAGCCcataaaaacgaaaattgaCAATCTGTATATAATGGCCGAAAAGGCTATATTAGCCAGAGACGATACGTCCTTAAAATTTCTTAGAG
This genomic window from Ciona intestinalis unplaced genomic scaffold, KH HT000955.1, whole genome shotgun sequence contains:
- the LOC108950781 gene encoding uncharacterized protein LOC108950781: MDVGRYKYNSTLGLRGRGRSLVPCVDKCPSNAGSQNCSSTPTFDLENLVKINCNATVDSIMNNVRNSPMTSSNVMATSAAMHILTSVGANVSRSTVLDIVGYMGRVGEAMKNGSLEIDLFPTLVYLGMTSSYITPDLSHMNNTLRQSIGKSLAQIATNGKLDEKSKRFQLKTPAFTIEAVDVHYSVTNGSVHFSPQISGNNSLMTSVNVTIPHSAIQNALSNFNSTTGVTERKEGRVAVILYKNDNYFSSNKSVNY